Part of the Tidjanibacter massiliensis genome is shown below.
GAGCTTCTTCACCCGCTGGTGGATGGCCGCCCCCGATATGCCGCATTCGCGGGCGATTTCGAGGAAAGGCATCCGCGCATTCCGGATGAGGTGCTGCAATATCTTGCGGTCTATCGCGTCGATTGATGCTTTTGACATGGTCTTGTTGTTTAGGGTAATGGTATTTTAAGAGGGGAATGTGCAAAATGTCCGCCAAGCGGGGTGTCCGTGTTGAAAAATCATTCCCGCCCTGAGAGTGCGGGGCGGGAATGACCGTTGTCTTCGTTGTCCGCCCGGGCCTATTTAAGCACTCCGAGCTCCTTGCCGATTTTGGTGAAGGCTTCGACGCACTTGTCGAGATGGGCCCTCGTATGTCCGGCGGAAACCTGTACCCGGATACGTGCCTGTCCCTTCGGAACGACCGGGTAGTAGAAGCCCGTCACGTAGATGCCCTCGTCGAGGAGTTTTTTCGCGAAGACCTGCGACAGGGGGGCGTCGTAGAGCATCACGGCGCAGATGGCCGATTGCGTGGGTTTGATGTCGAACCCGGCGGCGAGCATCTTGTTGCGGAAATATTCCACGTTCTCCACGAGCCTGTCGTGCAGTTCGTCCGACTCCTTGAGCATCCGGAAGACTTCGAGGCTGGCGCCTACCACTGCGGGCGGTACCGAGTTCGAGAAGAGGTAGGGACGCGAACGCTGGCGCAGCAGTTCGATGATTTCCTTGCGGCCGGTGGTGAAACCGCCGATAGCGCCGCCGAATGCCTTGCCGAGCGTACCGGTGATGATGTCCACCTGGCCGCGTATGTTGTAGAGCTCCGTCACGCCGCGGCCGGTCTTGCCCACGACGCCTGCCGAGTGGCATTCGTCCACCATTACGAGCGCGTCGTACTTGTTGGCCAGTTCCGTAATCTTGTCCATCGGGGCTACGTTGCCGTCCATGGAGAATACGCCGTCCGTCACGATGATGCGGAAACGCTGTGCCTGGGCGAGCTTGAGTTGTTTTTCAAGGTCTTCCATGTCTGCGTTGGCATAACGATAACGTACTGCTTTGCAGAGCCTTACGCCGTCGATGATGGATGCGTGGTTGAGCGAGTCGGAGATGATGGCATCCTGGTCCGTGAAGAGCGGTTCGAATACGCCTCCGTTCGCATCGAAGCATGCGGCGTAGAGGATGGTGTCCTCCGTACCGAAATACTCCGCAATGGCGGCTTCGAGCTCCTTGTGGATGTCCTGCGTACCGCAGATGAAGCGTACGGAGGACATGCCGTAACCGCGTGCATCCATCTCCTTCTTGGCTGCCTCCACGAGCCTCGGGTTGTCGGAGAGACCCAGGTAGTTGTTGGCGCAGAAGTTGAGTACCTTCTTGCCGCCCACCTCGATTTCCGCCCGCTGGGGCGAGGCGATTATCCTTTCTTCCTTGTAGAGGCCAGCCTCCCTGATGTCTGCAAGTTCTTTTTGCAGAAACTCTTTCATTTTTCCGTACATGATATTCGTTAGTTTGGATATTGCTCTTGAAGTCTTACAGTCTGTTAGCAAAAGTAGCGTTTATGTATTAAATCTCCAATAAATCATCGTAAAAATATATGGATTTTCATGGGAGGACCTTTCTGCGGCCTTTGCAGAGGGGGAGGGGGTAACAGACCGTAAGCCGGCGGAGGCGCATGGGGGCGGAGGAGGTGCCGTAATCGGGGTGTCCGTTCCCGTTGTAAATCCAAAACAGTTTCTAACTTTGCGGTACGGTTTTCGCCGGAAACCGTCTGATAATTTTCCGGGACCAAAACTTCACAGTTATGAATACGATTGACAATTACGATTTCAGGGGCAAGCGGGCCATCATCCGGGTGGATTTCAATGTGCCTCTCGACGACCAGGGGAACGTGACGGACGAGACGCGCATCCGGGCGGCCATCCCCACCATCCTCAAGGTGCTCGACGGCGGGGGGGCGGTCATCCTCATGTCGCACCTCGGGCGTCCGAAGAAGAACAACGACGAAAAATATTCGCTGCGCCATATCATCCCCACCATCGAGAGGCTGCTGGGCCGGCCGGTGATTTTCGCCGGCGATTCGATGGGGGAGAAGGCGGCCGAACTCGCCCGCGGACTCAAACCGGGCGAGGTACTGCTGCTCGAAAATTTGCGTTTCTATGCCGAGGAGGAGGGCAAGCCGCGCGGTCTGGCCGACGATGCCACCGATGAACAGAAGGCCGAAGCCAAGAAGGCGGTCAAGGCGAGCCAGAAGGAGTTCGTGAAACGGCTGGCATCGTATGCCGACGTCTATATCAACGATGCGTTCGGTACGGCCCACCGTGCCCACGCCTCTACGGCTCTCATTGCGGACTACTTCCCGAACGACAAGATGTTCGGTTACGTCATGGAGAAC
Proteins encoded:
- the kbl gene encoding glycine C-acetyltransferase, which encodes MYGKMKEFLQKELADIREAGLYKEERIIASPQRAEIEVGGKKVLNFCANNYLGLSDNPRLVEAAKKEMDARGYGMSSVRFICGTQDIHKELEAAIAEYFGTEDTILYAACFDANGGVFEPLFTDQDAIISDSLNHASIIDGVRLCKAVRYRYANADMEDLEKQLKLAQAQRFRIIVTDGVFSMDGNVAPMDKITELANKYDALVMVDECHSAGVVGKTGRGVTELYNIRGQVDIITGTLGKAFGGAIGGFTTGRKEIIELLRQRSRPYLFSNSVPPAVVGASLEVFRMLKESDELHDRLVENVEYFRNKMLAAGFDIKPTQSAICAVMLYDAPLSQVFAKKLLDEGIYVTGFYYPVVPKGQARIRVQVSAGHTRAHLDKCVEAFTKIGKELGVLK